In Gossypium raimondii isolate GPD5lz chromosome 12, ASM2569854v1, whole genome shotgun sequence, a single window of DNA contains:
- the LOC105765279 gene encoding BTB/POZ domain-containing protein POB1, whose amino-acid sequence MRVPDADLFNPQSVMDSDFSPGGASASASVDPDFGFAFDDSNFSDRTLRIEIMPDLPETKSDGGGCCSIADWARNRKRRREDFKKENDFIGQSEEQILNCNLPYTVDGVTYENQDEEAMAMVEESPSDIGLNSNQIGNDSIYNNDSSKNMDCSKVLRVKTIHISSPILAAKSPFFYKLFSNGMKESEQRHVTLRIHASEETALLDLLSFMYSNTLSTTTPTALLDVLMAADKFEVASCMRYCSRLLRNLPMTCESALLYLDLPSSVLMADAVQPLTDAAKQFLAVRYKDITKFQEEVLNLPLTGIEAVFSSDDLQVASEDAVYDFVLKWARTHYPKLEERRGIFATRLSRVIRFPYMTCRKLKKVLTCIDFDPELASKVVLEALFFKSEMPHRQRALAAEEANATYRRFVERAYKYRPVKVVEFELPRQQCVVYLDLKREECTHLFPAGRVYSQAFHLGGQGFFLSAHCNMDQQSSFHCFGLFLGMQERGSVTFAVDYEFAARSKPTEDYVSKYKGNYTFTGGKAVGYRNLFGIPWTAFMSDDSIYFINGILHLRAELTIRQ is encoded by the exons ATGCGAGTGCCGGACGCTGATCTTTTTAATCCACAATCGGTTATGGACTCCGACTTCTCACCCGGCGGAGCTTCCGCCTCTGCTTCCGTCGACCCGGACTTTGGTTTTGCTTTTGACGACAGTAATTTCTCCGATCGGACCCTGAGGATCGAGATCATGCCTGATTTGCCCGAGACTAAATCCGACGGTGGCGGTTGCTGCTCTATCGCTGATTGGGCCCGTAATAGGAAGAGACGGAGGGAAGATTTCAAGAAAGAGAACG ATTTTATCGGGCAAAGTGAGGAGCAAATCTTGAATTGTAACTTGCCATACACGGTGGATGGTGTAACCTATGAGAACCAAGATGAAGAGGCCATGGCAATGGTTGAAGAGTCTCCTTCTGATATTGGATTGAATTCCAATCAAATTG GGAATGATTCCATTTACAACAATGATTCATCTAAGAATATGGATTGTTCAAAAGTTCTAAGAGTCAAGACCATACACATTAGTTCTCCAATTTTAGCAGCAAAAAGTCCTTTCTTTTATAAG TTGTTTTCAAATGGAATGAAGGAGTCAGAGCAGCGACATGTAACACTCAGGATACATGCCTCTG AAGAAACAGCTCTCCTAGACCTTCTTAGTTTTATGTATAGCAACACCTTATCAACGACCACACCTACTGCCTTGTTAGATGTGTTGATGGCTGCTGACAAATTCGAGGTTGCATCTTGCATGAGATATTGTAGCCGATTGTTACGGAACCTGCCTATGACCTGTGAATCTGCTTTACTATATTTGGACCTTCCGTCTAGTGTTTTAATGGCTGATGCTGTTCAGCCACTGACAGATGCTGCAAAGCAGTTTCTTGCTGTGAGATACAAGGATATAACCAA GTTCCAGGAGGAGGTACTCAACTTGCCTCTTACTGGTATAGAGGCAGTATTTTCTAGTGACGATCTCCAGGTAGCTTCAGAGGATGCTGTTTATGACTTTGTGCTGAAATGGGCTCGAACACATTACCCAAAACTGGAGGAGCGACGTGGAATTTTTGCAACACGACTTAGTCGCGTAATACGTTTTCCATATATGACTTGCAGAAAGCtgaaaaaggttttaacctgCATCGACTTTGATCCAGAACTCGCATCCAAGGTTGTGCTTGAAGCTCTCTTTTTCAAGTCTGAGATGCCACACAGACAACGGGCACTTGCAGCAGAGGAAGCGAATGCCACCTATCGTCGCTTTGTGGAGCGGGCATACAAGTACCGTCCAGTCAAGGTTGTAGAGTTTGAACTGCCTAGGCAGCAGTGTGTTGTGTACCTGGACCTGAAACGTGAGGAGTGTACACATCTGTTTCCAGCAGGAAGGGTTTATTCCCAGGCATTTCATCTTGGAGGACAAGGTTTTTTCTTGTCTGCTCACTGCAACATGGATCAGCAAAGCTCATTCCATTGTTTTGGGCTGTTTTTGGGAATGCAAGAGAGGGGATCTGTCACATTTGCTGTTGACTATGAGTTTGCGGCAAGGTCAAAGCCAACCGAGGATTATGTAAGCAAGTATAAAGGGAATTACACTTTCACTGGAGGAAAGGCTGTCGGCTATCGTAACCTGTTTGGTATACCCTGGACGGCATTCATGTCAGATGATAGCATTTACTTTATAAACGGCATCCTCCATCTCAGGGCTGAACTCACTATTAGACAATGA
- the LOC105765280 gene encoding 6-phosphogluconate dehydrogenase, decarboxylating 3, chloroplastic produces the protein MEASPALSRIGLAGLAVMGQNLALNVAEKGFPISVYNRTTSKVDETVQRAQDEGQLPLFGHYTPREFVLSIKRPRSVVILVKAGSPVDQTIAALSDHMEPGDCIIDGGNEWYENTERRIQEVSNKGLLYLGMGVSGGEEGARNGPSLMPGGSHQAYSNIQDILEKVAAQVEDGPCVTYIGEGGSGNFVKMVHNGIEYGDMQLISEAYDVLKHVGGLSNDELAEIFAEWNRGELESFLIEITSDIFRVKDDLSDGFLVDKILDKTGMKGTGKWTVQQAAELSVAAPTIAASLDCRYLSGLKEERENAAEVLKEAGLKEEVGSLAKGIDKKRLIDDVRQALYASKICSYAQGMNLLRAKSVEKGWNLNFGELARIWKGGCIIRAVFLDRIKKAYQRNPNLASLVVDPEFAREMVQRQAAWRRVVGLAISAGISTPGMCASLAYFDTYRRARLPANLVQAQRDLFGAHTYERIDRPGSFHTEWKKSAQKSNAGVGALN, from the coding sequence ATGGAAGCATCCCCTGCTCTTTCTCGCATAGGCCTTGCCGGCTTGGCCGTCATGGGCCAAAACCTCGCTCTAAACGTCGCCGAAAAAGGCTTCCCTATCTCTGTCTACAATCGTACTACCTCCAAAGTCGATGAAACCGTTCAGCGAGCCCAAGACGAAGGCCAACTCCCACTCTTCGGTCACTACACCCCTCGTGAATTCGTTCTCTCTATCAAACGACCCAGATCTGTTGTTATCTTAGTCAAAGCTGGTTCACCCGTCGATCAAACCATTGCTGCTTTATCCGATCATATGGAGCCCGGTGACTGTATCATCGATGGTGGTAACGAGTGGTATGAGAACACCGAGAGAAGAATCCAAGAAGTTTCAAATAAGGGTCTTCTTTATCTCGGTATGGGTGTTTCCGGTGGCGAAGAAGGGGCTCGTAACGGTCCGTCGTTGATGCCCGGTGGATCTCACCAGGCTTATTCGAACATCCAAGACATACTTGAAAAAGTGGCAGCGCAAGTCGAGGATGGGCCTTGTGTTACTTACATTGGCGAAGGAGGATCTGGTAATTTCGTTAAAATGGTTCATAATGGAATCGAATACGGTGATATGCAGTTGATTTCTGAAGCTTATGACGTGCTTAAACATGTTGGGGGACTTTCGAATGATGAATTAGCTGAGATTTTTGCTGAATGGAATCGGGGTGAGCTTGAAAGTTTCTTAATTGAGATAACATCGGATATTTTTAGAGTTAAGGATGATTTGAGTGATGGGTTTTTGGTGGATAAGATTTTAGACAAGACTGGGATGAAAGGTACCGGGAAATGGACGGTGCAGCAAGCTGCTGAGTTGTCTGTTGCTGCCCCTACGATCGCAGCTTCATTGGATTGTAGGTATTTGAGTGGGTTAAAGGAGGAGAGGGAAAATGCTGCTGAGGTTTTGAAAGAAGCTGGATTGAAAGAAGAAGTTGGGAGCCTAGCAAAAGGAATTGATAAGAAAAGATTGATTGATGATGTTAGGCAAGCTTTATATGCGTCCAAGATATGCAGTTATGCTCAAGGGATGAATTTGTTGAGAGCGAAAAGTGTTGAAAAAGGGTGGAATTTGAACTTTGGAGAGTTGGCTAGGATTTGGAAAGGTGGGTGTATTATTAGGGCTGTGTTTTTGGATAGGATCAAGAAGGCTTACCAGAGGAACCCCAATTTGGCTAGCTTGGTTGTAGACCCTGAGTTTGCTAGGGAGATGGTTCAGAGGCAAGCTGCTTGGAGGAGAGTTGTGGGGTTGGCCATCTCTGCTGGGATCAGCACACCAGGAATGTGTGCTAGTCTTGCCTATTTCGATACCTATAGGCGTGCAAGGCTCCCGGCCAATCTCGTGCAGGCACAGAGGGACTTGTTCGGGGCACACACCTATGAGAGGATCGATCGTCCAGGGTCGTTTCATACAGAGTGGAAAAAGTCTGCTCAAAAGAGTAATGCCGGTGTTGGTGCACTCAATTGA